In one window of Microbacterium natoriense DNA:
- a CDS encoding TIM barrel protein: MLYTDLDFVERVRRLHERGFEVEIWDWSTKDLAALAATGATFSSMTGYLRGDLTTPDGIAELVATAEESLRMAELIDVPRLNLHGTGLAPGGLPVRPQTEVTPHEWEIAAETLARLAALGAREGCVFTLENLNTAVDHPGTPFARAADTLRLAQAVDSPWLRLNLDLYHAQIGEGNLIELVREALPWVGEIQVADVPGRCEPGTGEIRYEAIAAALRELGYDGVIGLEGWARHDTDAALDAFRSAFGA; this comes from the coding sequence ATGCTCTACACCGACCTCGACTTCGTGGAGCGGGTGCGCCGCCTGCACGAGCGCGGCTTCGAGGTCGAGATCTGGGACTGGAGCACGAAGGACCTCGCGGCGCTTGCGGCGACGGGGGCGACGTTCTCATCGATGACGGGGTACCTACGCGGCGACCTCACGACCCCCGACGGCATCGCCGAACTGGTGGCCACTGCCGAGGAATCGCTGCGGATGGCCGAGCTGATCGATGTGCCCCGGCTGAACCTGCACGGCACGGGCCTCGCTCCCGGCGGTCTGCCGGTGCGTCCGCAGACCGAGGTCACCCCGCACGAGTGGGAGATCGCGGCAGAGACCCTCGCGCGGCTGGCCGCGCTGGGTGCGCGCGAGGGATGCGTGTTCACGCTGGAGAACCTGAACACCGCCGTCGACCACCCCGGCACCCCGTTCGCCCGCGCCGCCGACACGCTCCGCCTCGCGCAAGCCGTGGATTCGCCGTGGCTGCGGCTCAACCTCGACCTGTACCACGCGCAGATCGGCGAGGGGAACCTGATCGAGCTGGTGCGGGAGGCGCTGCCGTGGGTCGGCGAGATCCAGGTGGCCGATGTGCCGGGTCGCTGCGAGCCGGGCACGGGGGAGATCCGCTACGAGGCGATCGCCGCGGCGCTGCGCGAGCTCGGCTACGACGGCGTGATCGGCCTCGAGGGCTGGGCGCGGCATGACACCGATGCTGCGCTCGACGCGTTCCGGAGTGCCTTCGGGGCCTGA
- the iolG gene encoding inositol 2-dehydrogenase: MSHAPLRFGLIGTGRIGQVHAASIAADPDAQLSWVADPFVDGARRVAATFGGTATDTPDEVFASGEVDAILIASPTPTHVDLIAQAVDAGIPVLCEKPIDLDIARVEALRPRIASAGVPVALGFNRRFDPAFASARARVAAGEIGALEQLTIISRDPSAPPADYVAVSGGIFRDMTIHDFDMARFFLPEIVEVSASGSTTFDAGAAQHGDFDTAITTLRAASGALVTIVNSRHSAVGYDQRIEAFGGTGMLQVANAPTSLVSLSNASAVEAKPPYELFFLERYAAAYAAELHEFIRLARGEESTSPTFEDGRAALILADAAQRSATERVVVPVDLA, encoded by the coding sequence ATGTCACACGCTCCCCTCCGCTTCGGCCTGATCGGCACCGGACGCATCGGCCAGGTGCACGCCGCGAGTATCGCCGCCGACCCCGACGCGCAGCTCTCCTGGGTCGCCGACCCGTTCGTCGACGGCGCGCGCCGTGTGGCCGCGACGTTCGGCGGTACGGCCACCGACACCCCCGACGAGGTGTTCGCCTCGGGTGAGGTCGACGCGATACTGATCGCCTCGCCGACTCCGACGCACGTCGACCTCATCGCGCAGGCGGTGGATGCCGGCATCCCCGTGCTGTGCGAGAAGCCGATCGACCTGGACATCGCCCGCGTCGAAGCACTGCGCCCGCGGATCGCCTCAGCCGGCGTGCCGGTCGCGCTCGGGTTCAACCGCCGCTTCGATCCCGCGTTCGCCTCGGCCAGGGCTCGCGTCGCCGCAGGCGAGATCGGCGCGCTCGAGCAGCTCACGATCATCAGCCGCGACCCCTCCGCTCCACCGGCCGACTACGTCGCGGTGTCCGGCGGGATCTTCCGCGACATGACGATCCACGACTTCGACATGGCGCGGTTCTTCCTGCCCGAGATCGTCGAGGTCTCGGCATCCGGCTCGACGACCTTCGACGCCGGCGCCGCGCAGCACGGCGACTTCGACACCGCGATCACGACACTGCGCGCGGCATCAGGCGCCCTCGTCACGATCGTGAACTCGCGGCACAGCGCGGTCGGCTACGACCAGCGCATCGAGGCGTTCGGCGGCACCGGGATGCTGCAGGTCGCGAATGCGCCGACGAGCCTCGTCAGCCTGTCGAACGCGTCGGCCGTCGAGGCGAAGCCCCCGTACGAGCTGTTCTTCCTGGAGCGCTACGCCGCCGCCTACGCCGCCGAGTTGCACGAGTTCATCCGGCTCGCCCGTGGAGAGGAATCGACCAGCCCGACGTTCGAAGACGGCCGGGCAGCCCTGATCCTCGCCGATGCCGCGCAGCGCTCTGCGACCGAGCGCGTCGTCGTGCCGGTGGATCTGGCGTGA
- a CDS encoding sugar phosphate isomerase/epimerase family protein produces MKATVAGAPVSFGVFELTPEGAETISPDDLLATLAESDYRGVDLGPSGFFGQGVRLRERLRSHGLELAGGWVQLPFSDDEAFEAALPELHEALRAFSDAAQDGPDRLPLPTLADGGSALRQGAPGRGDEVDPLAEAAWGRLLANTERAAAIVRAAGFEPTFHHHAGTFVESPDEIDRFLANVDVDLTLDTGHLFIAGGDPLNAVHRWGDRINHLHLKDVDLGELTRVLSAGGGMREVWSSGSFVAFGEGDIDLAGVMDAVDARGFDGWIVVEQDVLNGPDVSLSEFRAARGADQIRNREALRPWA; encoded by the coding sequence ATGAAGGCGACGGTGGCCGGTGCCCCGGTGAGCTTCGGCGTGTTCGAGTTGACCCCCGAGGGTGCGGAGACGATCAGCCCCGACGACCTGCTGGCGACGCTCGCGGAGTCCGACTACCGCGGCGTCGACCTCGGCCCGTCCGGGTTCTTCGGTCAGGGCGTGAGGCTGCGAGAGCGGCTGCGGAGCCACGGGCTGGAACTCGCCGGCGGCTGGGTGCAACTGCCGTTCTCGGACGACGAGGCGTTCGAGGCCGCGCTGCCCGAGCTGCACGAGGCGCTGCGCGCCTTCTCCGACGCCGCGCAGGACGGACCGGACCGGCTGCCGCTGCCCACGCTCGCCGACGGCGGCTCAGCGCTCCGCCAGGGAGCGCCGGGACGCGGCGACGAGGTCGACCCGCTCGCCGAGGCCGCCTGGGGTCGGCTCCTCGCGAACACCGAACGCGCCGCGGCCATCGTGCGCGCCGCCGGCTTCGAGCCGACCTTCCACCACCACGCCGGCACGTTCGTGGAATCTCCCGACGAGATCGACCGTTTTCTCGCGAACGTCGACGTCGACCTGACCCTCGACACCGGTCACCTCTTCATCGCCGGCGGAGACCCGCTCAACGCCGTGCACCGGTGGGGGGACCGCATCAACCACCTGCACCTGAAGGACGTCGACCTCGGCGAACTGACCCGCGTGCTCTCCGCGGGCGGCGGCATGCGCGAGGTCTGGTCGTCGGGTTCCTTCGTCGCGTTCGGCGAGGGCGACATCGACCTCGCTGGGGTGATGGACGCCGTCGACGCCCGCGGCTTCGACGGCTGGATCGTCGTCGAGCAGGACGTACTGAACGGCCCCGACGTCTCCCTCTCCGAGTTCCGCGCCGCACGCGGGGCCGATCAGATCCGCAACCGCGAGGCGCTGCGCCCCTGGGCGTGA
- the iolD gene encoding 3D-(3,5/4)-trihydroxycyclohexane-1,2-dione acylhydrolase (decyclizing) has protein sequence MTATRRMSVSQALIEFLANQWTVDGDIRERTIPGVFGIFGHGNVAGIGQALRQLDVERPGLMPYHQARNEQAMVHQSVGFARMHRRRATFASAASVGPGATNMLTGAALATTNRLPALLLPSDTFATRVADPVLQQLEQPWDIGLTVNDAFRPLSRFFDRVQRPEQLFSIALNALRVLVDPAETGAVTIALPEDVQAEGIDVPLSFLAEREWHVRRPVPERGALERAVRAIRAAKRPFIVAGGGVIYSGAEEQLRALVEVTGIPVGTTQAGGGSLAWDHAQYLGGVGATGSTAANRLAAEADLVIGIGTRYSDFTTGSRTAFQHPGVEFVNINVASFDAYKHGTQLPVIADARETLMALAAALPDGLVSEEYATRIAGEKREWDAAVDAAFAPSSLARPGQSEIIGAVQAATDPEDVIVQAAGSLPGDLHKLWRVRDPLGYHVEYAFSCMGYEIAGGLGAKRGALADGSDRDVVVMVGDGSYLMLSSELATIVAEGIKLIVVIVQNHGYASIGHLSETVGSERFGTRYRMQDDPAQVERLLPVDLAMNARSYGLDVVEIPATASAIDDLSAALAAAKASPRSTVIHIESDPLLYAPDGEGWWDVPVPEEASLPSTRRARREYEQRRTAQRPLLGAEDGGEA, from the coding sequence ATGACGGCGACCAGGAGGATGTCGGTCAGCCAGGCGCTGATCGAGTTCCTTGCGAACCAGTGGACGGTCGACGGCGACATCCGCGAGCGGACGATCCCCGGAGTGTTCGGCATCTTCGGGCACGGCAACGTCGCCGGAATCGGGCAGGCGCTGCGCCAGCTCGATGTCGAGCGCCCCGGCCTCATGCCGTACCACCAGGCCCGCAACGAGCAGGCGATGGTGCACCAGTCCGTCGGATTCGCGCGCATGCACCGGCGCAGGGCGACGTTCGCCTCCGCGGCATCCGTCGGCCCTGGTGCGACCAACATGCTCACGGGCGCCGCGCTCGCGACGACGAACAGGCTGCCCGCACTGCTGCTGCCGAGCGACACCTTCGCGACCCGCGTGGCCGACCCTGTGCTGCAGCAGCTCGAGCAGCCCTGGGACATCGGGCTCACCGTGAACGACGCCTTCCGTCCGCTCTCGCGCTTCTTCGATCGCGTGCAGCGGCCGGAGCAGCTGTTCTCCATCGCGCTGAATGCCCTCCGCGTGCTCGTCGACCCCGCCGAGACCGGCGCCGTCACGATCGCACTGCCGGAGGACGTGCAGGCCGAGGGCATCGACGTGCCGCTGTCGTTCCTCGCTGAGCGCGAGTGGCATGTGCGCCGTCCCGTCCCCGAGCGGGGAGCGCTGGAGCGGGCCGTGCGAGCGATCCGCGCCGCGAAGCGTCCGTTCATCGTCGCAGGCGGCGGCGTGATCTATTCGGGCGCCGAGGAGCAGCTGCGAGCCCTCGTCGAGGTCACCGGCATCCCCGTCGGCACGACGCAGGCCGGTGGCGGCAGCCTCGCCTGGGATCACGCGCAGTACCTCGGGGGCGTCGGAGCCACCGGCTCGACGGCGGCGAACCGGCTCGCCGCCGAGGCTGATCTCGTGATCGGCATCGGCACGCGCTACAGCGACTTCACCACCGGGTCCCGCACCGCGTTCCAGCACCCGGGCGTCGAGTTCGTCAACATCAACGTCGCCTCCTTCGACGCGTACAAGCACGGTACGCAGCTGCCCGTGATCGCCGACGCGCGCGAAACGCTGATGGCGCTCGCCGCGGCGCTTCCCGACGGCCTGGTGAGCGAGGAGTACGCGACGCGCATCGCGGGGGAGAAGCGGGAGTGGGATGCCGCGGTCGACGCCGCATTCGCCCCCTCGAGCCTCGCGCGACCAGGCCAGTCCGAGATCATCGGCGCGGTGCAGGCGGCCACCGACCCGGAGGACGTGATCGTCCAGGCCGCGGGGTCGCTGCCCGGGGATCTGCACAAGCTCTGGCGCGTGCGCGACCCGCTCGGCTATCACGTCGAGTACGCGTTCTCGTGCATGGGATACGAGATCGCGGGCGGCCTCGGTGCGAAGCGCGGCGCGCTCGCCGACGGCTCGGATCGCGACGTGGTCGTGATGGTCGGCGACGGCTCGTACCTGATGCTGAGCTCCGAGCTCGCGACGATCGTCGCAGAGGGCATCAAGCTGATCGTCGTGATCGTGCAGAACCACGGCTACGCCTCGATCGGCCACCTGTCGGAGACGGTCGGGTCGGAGCGGTTCGGCACGCGGTATCGGATGCAGGACGACCCCGCACAGGTCGAGCGGCTGCTGCCGGTCGACCTGGCGATGAACGCGCGCAGCTACGGACTGGACGTCGTGGAGATCCCCGCGACGGCATCCGCGATCGACGACCTGTCGGCCGCGCTCGCCGCGGCGAAGGCCTCGCCGCGATCGACCGTGATCCACATCGAGAGCGATCCGCTGCTCTACGCCCCCGACGGCGAGGGGTGGTGGGATGTGCCGGTGCCGGAGGAGGCATCGCTGCCGTCGACGCGACGAGCGCGTCGCGAATACGAACAGCGTCGCACGGCGCAGCGTCCGCTGCTGGGCGCAGAAGACGGAGGAGAGGCATGA
- the iolB gene encoding 5-deoxy-glucuronate isomerase — protein sequence MNDETGWFHRRGALAGEGWESVVDDGIPGWQHTGLRIGVLEEGTALAVDEGGQERIVVPLAGSFTVEVTEQGVVSTIELAGRRSVFDGPTDVLYLSADATATVRGSGRVAVASSPTTEIRPTRRIAASETPVELRGAGPSSRQVHNFGTPQALDAARLIVCEVITPAGNWSSYPPHKHDEHVPGHESRLEEIYYFEAARADRSAQGADAAFGLFSTYSSPAGDIEIDAMVRTGDIALVPYGYHGPAVAAPGYDLYYLNVMAGPDPEREWLIADDPAHAWVRDAWASQPIDPRLPFAAAGPHGHDNDDEHDEGGPR from the coding sequence ATGAACGACGAGACCGGATGGTTCCATCGCCGCGGCGCGCTCGCCGGCGAGGGGTGGGAGAGCGTCGTCGACGACGGCATCCCCGGCTGGCAGCACACGGGTCTGCGCATCGGCGTCTTGGAAGAGGGCACCGCACTCGCAGTGGACGAGGGCGGACAGGAGCGCATCGTCGTGCCGCTCGCCGGGAGCTTCACGGTCGAGGTGACCGAACAAGGGGTCGTGTCGACGATCGAGCTCGCGGGTAGGAGGTCGGTCTTCGACGGCCCGACCGATGTTCTCTACCTCTCAGCGGATGCCACGGCGACAGTGCGCGGGAGCGGAAGAGTCGCGGTGGCATCATCTCCGACGACCGAGATCCGGCCGACCCGTAGGATCGCGGCGAGCGAGACCCCGGTCGAGCTCCGAGGGGCGGGGCCGTCGAGCCGTCAGGTGCACAACTTCGGCACGCCGCAGGCCTTGGATGCCGCGCGACTGATCGTCTGCGAAGTCATCACGCCCGCGGGCAACTGGTCGTCGTATCCGCCGCACAAGCATGACGAGCATGTGCCGGGGCACGAGTCGAGGCTCGAGGAGATCTACTACTTCGAGGCGGCGCGTGCGGATCGGTCGGCGCAGGGCGCGGATGCCGCGTTCGGGCTGTTCAGCACATACTCCTCTCCCGCTGGCGACATCGAGATCGACGCGATGGTGCGCACGGGCGACATCGCCCTGGTGCCCTACGGGTATCACGGCCCTGCTGTCGCTGCGCCCGGCTACGACCTCTACTACCTGAACGTGATGGCGGGTCCCGATCCCGAACGTGAATGGCTGATCGCCGACGATCCGGCGCACGCCTGGGTGCGCGACGCCTGGGCGTCGCAGCCGATCGACCCACGGCTGCCGTTCGCGGCCGCCGGTCCGCACGGACACGACAACGATGACGAGCACGACGAAGGAGGGCCGCGATGA
- a CDS encoding CoA-acylating methylmalonate-semialdehyde dehydrogenase, with product MTIETTNADTTAAITDAPQIGHWIDGAPRPSRSGRTADVFNPATGAVIGRVALADEEEIAEAIASAERAQKAWGATSIAKRQAVLFAFRELLNARKGELAEIVTREHGKVLSDAMGEILRGQEVVELATGFPHLIKGAYSENVSTGIDVYSIKQPLGVIGIVSPFNFPVMVPMWFFPIAIAAGNAVVLKPSEKDPSAALWMAELWREAGLPDGVFTVLQGDKLAVDGLLTSPVVQSISFVGSTPIAQYIYETASRHGKRVQALGGAKNHMLVLPDADLDLVADQAINAGYGAAGERCMAISVLIAVEPVADRLIEKITERISRLRVGNGAGDADGEPDLGPLISGAHREKVSGYVDIAVADGARIVVDGRGFVVDGHEDGFFFGPTLIDEIPLTSRAYREEIFGPVLSIVRVETFQEGLDLINSGEFGNGTAIFTNDGGAARRFQTEVQVGMIGINVPIPVPVAYHSFGGWKASLFGDAKAYGVHGFEFFTREKAVTSRWLDPATHEGINLGFPQNR from the coding sequence ATGACCATCGAGACGACGAACGCCGACACGACCGCCGCCATCACGGATGCGCCGCAGATCGGCCACTGGATCGACGGGGCGCCGCGGCCTTCGAGGAGCGGCCGCACGGCCGACGTCTTCAACCCCGCGACCGGAGCCGTGATCGGCCGGGTGGCGCTGGCCGACGAGGAGGAGATCGCCGAGGCGATCGCCTCTGCCGAGCGTGCGCAGAAGGCCTGGGGCGCCACGTCGATCGCGAAGCGTCAGGCGGTGCTGTTCGCGTTCCGCGAGCTGCTGAACGCCCGCAAAGGCGAGCTCGCCGAGATCGTCACGCGCGAGCACGGCAAGGTGCTCTCCGACGCGATGGGGGAGATCCTCCGCGGGCAGGAGGTGGTGGAGCTCGCGACCGGGTTCCCGCACCTGATCAAGGGCGCCTACTCGGAGAACGTCTCGACCGGCATCGACGTGTACTCGATCAAGCAGCCGCTCGGCGTGATCGGCATCGTCAGCCCCTTCAACTTCCCGGTCATGGTGCCGATGTGGTTCTTCCCGATCGCGATCGCCGCCGGCAACGCCGTGGTGCTCAAGCCCAGCGAGAAGGACCCATCCGCCGCACTCTGGATGGCCGAGCTGTGGCGCGAGGCAGGGCTCCCCGATGGCGTCTTCACGGTGCTGCAGGGTGACAAGCTCGCGGTCGACGGTCTGCTCACGAGTCCCGTCGTGCAGTCGATCTCGTTCGTCGGCTCGACGCCGATCGCGCAGTACATCTACGAGACGGCATCCCGTCACGGCAAGCGTGTGCAGGCGCTCGGCGGCGCGAAGAACCACATGCTGGTGCTCCCCGACGCCGACCTCGACCTCGTCGCCGACCAGGCGATCAACGCGGGCTACGGCGCCGCAGGCGAGCGGTGCATGGCGATCTCGGTCCTGATTGCGGTGGAGCCGGTGGCCGACCGGCTCATCGAAAAGATCACCGAACGGATATCCCGTCTGCGGGTGGGCAACGGCGCGGGGGATGCCGACGGCGAGCCCGACCTCGGCCCGCTGATCAGCGGCGCGCACCGCGAGAAGGTGTCGGGCTACGTCGACATCGCGGTCGCCGACGGGGCGCGCATCGTGGTGGACGGCCGCGGCTTCGTGGTCGACGGGCACGAGGACGGCTTCTTCTTCGGACCGACGCTGATCGACGAGATCCCGCTCACGTCGCGGGCGTACCGCGAGGAGATCTTCGGCCCGGTGCTGTCGATCGTGCGCGTCGAGACGTTCCAGGAGGGACTCGACCTCATCAACTCCGGCGAGTTCGGCAACGGCACGGCGATCTTCACGAACGACGGCGGCGCCGCCCGGCGCTTCCAGACCGAGGTGCAGGTCGGCATGATCGGCATCAACGTCCCGATCCCCGTTCCGGTCGCGTACCACTCCTTCGGCGGCTGGAAGGCCTCGCTGTTCGGCGACGCCAAGGCGTACGGTGTGCACGGGTTCGAGTTCTTCACGCGGGAGAAGGCGGTCACCAGCCGCTGGCTCGATCCCGCGACGCACGAGGGCATCAACCTCGGCTTCCCGCAGAATCGCTGA
- a CDS encoding Cgl0159 family (beta/alpha)8-fold protein produces the protein MGGMLTASDFARLREVRSRRPHEIVDALRARTRREILGDDDRMFIVAADHPARGALAVGPDATAMADRYDLLDRLATALSRPGVDGVLGTPDIIDDLAALGLLDGKVVVGSMNRGGLRSASFEMDDRFTGYDVQSLIDSRLDFAKTLMRINFDDEGTSATLEATARAVTQAAAARLPIMLEPFVSEWKDGHVVNDLTPDAVIRSIAIAAGLGGSSAYTWMKLPVVADMERVMAATTMPTVLLGGDSPDDPDETFAAWEDALSLPGVRGLTAGRTLLYPPDGDVAAAVDIAARLVHPALI, from the coding sequence ATGGGCGGCATGCTGACCGCATCCGACTTCGCCCGGCTGCGCGAGGTGCGCTCCCGACGCCCTCACGAGATCGTCGACGCGCTGCGTGCGCGCACGAGACGCGAGATCCTCGGCGATGACGACCGGATGTTCATCGTCGCCGCCGATCACCCGGCCAGGGGCGCGCTCGCGGTCGGACCCGACGCGACGGCGATGGCCGACCGGTACGACCTGCTCGACCGTCTCGCCACGGCACTCTCCCGCCCCGGGGTCGACGGCGTGCTCGGCACACCCGACATCATCGACGATCTCGCGGCCCTCGGTCTGCTCGACGGCAAGGTCGTGGTCGGTTCGATGAACCGGGGCGGCCTCCGTTCCGCATCTTTCGAGATGGACGACCGCTTCACCGGCTACGACGTGCAGAGCCTGATCGACTCCCGCCTCGACTTCGCGAAGACGCTCATGCGCATCAACTTCGACGACGAGGGGACCTCGGCGACGCTCGAGGCCACCGCGCGTGCCGTCACTCAGGCGGCCGCCGCTCGTCTGCCCATCATGCTGGAGCCCTTCGTGAGCGAGTGGAAGGACGGCCACGTCGTCAACGACCTCACCCCGGACGCTGTCATCCGCTCGATCGCGATCGCCGCCGGCCTCGGCGGCAGCAGCGCGTACACCTGGATGAAGCTGCCCGTCGTCGCAGACATGGAGCGTGTGATGGCGGCGACGACCATGCCGACCGTGCTGCTCGGCGGCGACTCGCCCGACGACCCCGACGAGACTTTCGCCGCATGGGAGGACGCGTTGTCCCTCCCCGGAGTGCGCGGGCTCACCGCCGGCCGCACCCTTCTCTACCCGCCCGACGGCGACGTCGCTGCGGCCGTCGACATCGCGGCCCGACTCGTCCACCCCGCACTGATCTGA
- the iolC gene encoding 5-dehydro-2-deoxygluconokinase has translation MTETQDAPEIIALGRLGVDLYPLQSGVGLEDVASFGKYLGGSAANVTVAAARHGRRPALVSRVGDDPFGRYLHRELDRLGVDRAGVAVDPLLKTPLTFCEIFPPDDFPLYFYRDPKAPDLNIDADQLDLEAVRAADLLWLTVTGLSQEPSRSAHLAALAARGRAKHTVLDLDYRSMFWSDPASASAQVDAVLDHVTVAVGNREECEIAVGETDPHRAADALLDRGIELAIVKQGPRGVLAKTREEEVEVPPVIIDVVNGLGAGDAFGGALCHGLLSGWELERIIRFANAAGAIVASRLECSTAMPTTAEVDAVMAGEN, from the coding sequence ATGACCGAGACGCAGGATGCACCCGAGATCATCGCCTTGGGACGCCTCGGAGTCGACCTCTATCCGCTCCAGAGCGGGGTCGGCCTCGAAGACGTGGCGAGCTTCGGCAAGTATCTCGGCGGCAGCGCGGCGAACGTGACCGTCGCAGCCGCTCGGCACGGTCGCCGGCCGGCCCTCGTCTCCCGTGTGGGAGACGATCCTTTCGGCCGCTATCTGCACCGCGAGCTCGACCGTCTCGGTGTCGATCGCGCCGGCGTGGCCGTCGATCCACTGCTGAAGACGCCGCTGACGTTCTGCGAGATCTTCCCACCCGACGACTTCCCGCTCTACTTCTACCGGGATCCGAAAGCGCCCGACCTGAACATCGACGCAGACCAGCTCGACCTCGAGGCCGTGCGTGCGGCCGATCTGCTGTGGCTGACGGTCACTGGCCTCAGTCAGGAGCCGAGCCGTTCCGCACACCTCGCAGCGCTCGCGGCGCGAGGCCGCGCCAAGCACACGGTGCTCGATCTCGACTACCGGTCGATGTTCTGGAGCGATCCGGCATCGGCATCCGCTCAGGTCGACGCCGTGCTCGATCATGTCACGGTGGCCGTCGGAAATCGCGAGGAGTGCGAGATCGCGGTGGGCGAGACCGACCCGCATCGCGCCGCCGACGCGCTGCTGGATCGCGGGATCGAGCTCGCGATCGTGAAGCAGGGGCCCCGAGGCGTGCTCGCCAAAACCCGTGAGGAAGAGGTGGAAGTTCCTCCGGTGATCATCGACGTCGTCAACGGCCTCGGCGCGGGCGACGCCTTCGGCGGAGCGCTGTGCCACGGGCTGCTGAGCGGCTGGGAACTCGAGCGGATCATCCGGTTCGCGAACGCGGCCGGGGCGATCGTCGCCTCGCGCCTCGAATGCTCCACGGCCATGCCGACGACGGCAGAGGTCGACGCGGTGATGGCAGGGGAGAACTGA
- a CDS encoding GntR family transcriptional regulator: MAGEEPHWPDELFADLDRTGPVPLYYQVSSRLEAAIHSGAIPAGARLENEIAIAQRLGLSRPTVRRAIQEVVDKGLLVRRRGIGTQVVQGQVTRQVELTSLYEDLQGSHHEPGTRVLAHEVVPATDAVAIGLGVAVGADVVYIRRQRSTDGLPVAVLENYLPPEFRDITTDDLGTRGLYQILRARGVTIRIAKQKIGARRAEGDESELLDIDDGGPVLTMERIAFDDSGRAIEYGHHCYRPDMYSFETTLVAK; the protein is encoded by the coding sequence ATGGCCGGCGAAGAGCCCCATTGGCCGGACGAGCTGTTCGCCGACCTCGATCGCACCGGCCCCGTGCCGCTGTACTACCAGGTGTCCAGCCGCCTCGAAGCCGCCATCCACTCCGGGGCGATCCCCGCCGGCGCGCGCCTCGAGAACGAGATCGCGATCGCCCAGCGCCTCGGCCTGTCCCGGCCGACCGTCCGCCGCGCGATCCAAGAGGTCGTCGACAAGGGCCTGCTCGTGCGACGGCGCGGCATCGGCACGCAGGTGGTCCAGGGCCAGGTCACGCGTCAGGTCGAGCTCACGAGCCTCTACGAGGATCTGCAGGGCTCGCATCACGAACCGGGGACACGCGTGCTCGCCCACGAGGTCGTCCCCGCGACGGACGCGGTCGCGATCGGCCTCGGAGTCGCCGTCGGCGCGGACGTCGTCTACATCCGCCGTCAGCGCAGCACCGACGGGCTGCCTGTCGCTGTGCTGGAGAACTACCTCCCCCCGGAGTTCCGCGACATCACCACCGACGACCTCGGCACCCGCGGGCTGTACCAGATCCTCCGCGCGCGCGGAGTGACGATCAGGATCGCGAAGCAGAAGATCGGCGCCCGTCGTGCCGAGGGCGACGAGAGCGAGCTGCTCGACATCGACGACGGCGGCCCCGTCCTCACGATGGAGCGCATCGCCTTCGACGACTCTGGCAGAGCCATCGAGTACGGCCACCACTGCTACCGCCCCGACATGTACAGCTTCGAGACCACCCTCGTCGCGAAGTAG
- a CDS encoding DUF2871 domain-containing protein: MRKLFYAAFAYMLVGVLSGLFYREFTKANGFPEGQATQLGLVHTHLLVLGFVVLLIVLLLEKAFALSESRLFGWFFWIYNAGLVLTSAMLVWHGCLTVLGQDSSAMISGIAGTGHILLSAGMVLLFLALRTRLFAAKPAVAASA, from the coding sequence ATGCGCAAGCTCTTCTACGCCGCGTTCGCCTACATGCTCGTCGGCGTGCTCTCCGGACTCTTCTATCGCGAGTTCACCAAGGCCAACGGCTTCCCGGAGGGGCAGGCGACACAGCTCGGACTCGTGCACACGCACCTGCTGGTGCTCGGCTTCGTCGTGCTGCTGATCGTGCTGCTGCTCGAGAAGGCGTTCGCGCTGAGCGAGAGCCGCCTGTTCGGCTGGTTCTTCTGGATCTACAACGCCGGACTCGTGCTCACGTCGGCCATGCTCGTGTGGCACGGGTGCCTGACCGTGCTGGGTCAGGACTCGTCCGCCATGATCTCCGGGATCGCCGGCACCGGGCACATCCTCCTCTCAGCGGGCATGGTGCTGCTGTTCCTCGCCCTGCGCACACGCCTGTTCGCCGCGAAGCCTGCGGTCGCGGCATCCGCCTGA